In Micromonospora sp. NBC_01813, the following are encoded in one genomic region:
- a CDS encoding SigB/SigF/SigG family RNA polymerase sigma factor — MSGPKRTATRSEHALEDLDGAALSYAARFAGQPENRRRDLREELVQLALPFAGRLARRYRGRGEPLEDLEQVARLGLVKAVDRYDPERGSFTAYAAVTITGEIKRHFRDRTWGVHVPRRLQDLTIEVSQATAVLTSELSRSPTVAELAARLETSEEDILAALESAAGYTPASLNGPVGDDGPAELGDMFGALDADLESVDDRLTVSGLLYRLPARERRILAMRFYGNYTQSDIAAEFGISQMHVSRLLSRTLTWLRQAMLTDAPPRWESGVGQGDTADTLTMSVERTGGKVLVGVRGELDRDAAERVRVGLTEAVCAAGDDEVLVDLDGVGFIDAAGIAALLASHEAARRAAVRLRFARAQPYVRRSLTVAGLAPLFA, encoded by the coding sequence ATGTCCGGACCGAAACGTACTGCGACTCGATCAGAACACGCACTGGAAGACCTGGACGGCGCCGCCTTGTCATACGCTGCCCGGTTCGCCGGCCAGCCGGAAAACCGGCGTCGAGATCTCCGGGAGGAACTGGTCCAACTCGCGCTGCCATTCGCCGGTCGGCTGGCCCGCAGGTACCGCGGTCGTGGCGAGCCGTTGGAGGATCTCGAGCAAGTGGCTCGACTCGGCCTGGTGAAGGCGGTCGACCGCTACGACCCGGAGCGCGGCTCCTTCACCGCCTATGCGGCGGTGACCATCACCGGTGAGATCAAACGCCACTTCCGTGACCGGACCTGGGGCGTGCACGTACCGCGCCGGCTACAGGATCTCACCATTGAGGTCAGCCAGGCGACCGCGGTGCTGACCAGCGAGCTGTCCAGGTCGCCGACGGTCGCGGAACTGGCGGCGCGCCTGGAGACCTCCGAAGAGGACATCCTGGCCGCGTTGGAGTCGGCCGCCGGCTACACCCCGGCCTCGCTCAACGGCCCGGTCGGTGACGACGGACCGGCCGAACTCGGCGACATGTTCGGCGCCCTCGACGCGGACCTGGAGTCGGTCGACGACCGACTCACCGTCAGTGGCCTGCTCTACCGACTGCCCGCCCGGGAACGCCGCATCCTCGCGATGCGCTTCTACGGCAACTACACCCAGTCGGACATCGCCGCCGAGTTCGGCATCTCCCAGATGCACGTCTCCCGGCTGCTGTCGCGCACGCTGACCTGGCTGCGTCAGGCGATGCTGACCGACGCCCCACCGCGCTGGGAGTCGGGGGTCGGCCAGGGCGACACCGCCGACACCCTGACGATGTCGGTCGAGCGCACCGGCGGGAAGGTCCTGGTGGGAGTCCGTGGTGAGCTCGACCGCGACGCCGCCGAGCGGGTGCGCGTCGGGCTGACGGAGGCGGTCTGCGCCGCCGGAGACGACGAGGTGCTCGTCGACCTCGACGGCGTGGGGTTCATCGACGCCGCCGGTATCGCCGCGCTGCTGGCCAGCCACGAGGCGGCCCGCCGGGCGGCGGTACGGTTGCGGTTCGCCCGCGCGCAGCCGTACGTGCGGCGGAGTCTCACGGTGGCCGGGCTGGCCCCGTTGTTCGCCTGA
- a CDS encoding baeRF2 domain-containing protein: MDLSFLRPLYARPGPWASVYLDASRDTEDAAEALELRWRALAAQLGDRGADPATITALGSSVLRHVPRSGEYGLALSAANGEVVLHDYLPAPPRRDLAAVGPLPHAMPLVAHRGEEISWIRVLVSRTGAEIDAVSAGGLPRQMGVDGSATQPIRKVKPGAWSQARFQRAAELTWHRNAGESAAATAALAEQVGAEILVVAGDPQARQLLIGRLPRHWQSRTVQADVGSRAVGADPEPLTEATIQAIAEVAARHTDQALDRYGSQRGRGDGLPAVIGALQRAQVDTMLLVDDPSSTQRVWIGPEPTQIALDPAQLTAMSVAEPREVRADAALLRALAATDADLVLVGQEAELDGGVGAVLRYADPVTG; the protein is encoded by the coding sequence ATGGATCTGTCATTTCTGCGGCCGCTGTACGCCCGGCCCGGACCGTGGGCGTCGGTCTATCTCGACGCCTCACGCGACACCGAGGACGCGGCGGAGGCACTCGAGTTGCGATGGCGAGCCCTTGCCGCCCAGCTCGGCGACCGGGGCGCCGATCCGGCGACGATCACCGCCCTGGGCTCGTCCGTGCTGCGGCACGTACCCCGCTCCGGCGAGTACGGCCTGGCGTTGAGCGCGGCCAACGGTGAGGTGGTCCTGCACGACTACCTCCCCGCGCCGCCCCGGCGGGACCTCGCGGCGGTGGGACCGCTCCCGCACGCCATGCCACTGGTCGCTCACCGCGGCGAGGAGATCAGCTGGATTCGGGTGCTGGTCAGCCGGACCGGAGCCGAGATCGACGCGGTCAGCGCCGGTGGTCTGCCCCGGCAGATGGGCGTCGACGGTTCGGCGACCCAGCCGATCCGCAAGGTCAAGCCGGGTGCCTGGTCCCAGGCGCGGTTCCAGCGGGCGGCCGAGCTGACCTGGCACCGCAACGCCGGGGAGAGCGCCGCTGCCACCGCGGCGCTCGCCGAGCAGGTGGGCGCGGAGATACTGGTCGTGGCCGGTGACCCGCAGGCACGGCAGTTGCTCATCGGTAGGCTGCCGCGGCACTGGCAGTCACGTACCGTGCAGGCGGATGTTGGATCCCGGGCGGTGGGGGCCGACCCGGAGCCGTTGACCGAGGCGACCATCCAGGCGATAGCCGAGGTGGCGGCCAGGCACACCGATCAGGCGCTGGACCGGTACGGCTCTCAGCGCGGTCGGGGCGACGGACTGCCGGCGGTCATCGGTGCGCTGCAGCGGGCCCAGGTCGACACGATGCTGCTGGTCGACGATCCGTCCTCGACGCAGCGGGTGTGGATCGGGCCCGAACCGACCCAGATCGCGTTGGACCCCGCCCAGCTGACGGCCATGTCGGTCGCCGAACCGCGTGAGGTACGCGCCGACGCGGCGTTGCTGCGGGCGTTGGCCGCGACCGACGCGGACCTGGTGCTGGTCGGCCAGGAGGCCGAACTGGACGGCGGCGTCGGCGCGGTCCTGCGCTACGCGGACCCGGTCACGGGGTGA
- a CDS encoding DMT family transporter, whose protein sequence is MTHLLISVAFALASSGAYALGAVVQERLAVRLGASTPWRVMVHALLRARRWWLSVALNALGALLHVAALAYGPLSVVQPLGALTLVLALPIGAAFTARRVANRQWLGAALTVVGLLLLLTLTVPGSGDGMDPADTTALIIVSALVLTAMVAGTATVRRTVPRSLMYAIGAGVAFAVASALTHAVTRQFEATGAATLLSPTVPAIAAMAIAGVLLSQLAYRGSGLGAPLATVTLANPVASAVIGVALFGERFSDGPLAMALLVVAASAASAGIVLLSPPAAAPQDGTGVDPKAEPPRTPALCRR, encoded by the coding sequence GTGACCCATCTGCTGATCTCCGTCGCCTTCGCGCTGGCCTCCTCCGGCGCCTACGCCCTCGGCGCGGTCGTCCAGGAGCGGCTCGCCGTCCGCCTCGGCGCGAGCACCCCCTGGCGCGTGATGGTCCACGCGCTGCTCCGGGCCCGCCGCTGGTGGCTCTCCGTCGCACTCAACGCCCTCGGTGCCCTGCTGCACGTCGCCGCGCTGGCCTACGGACCGCTGTCGGTGGTACAGCCACTCGGTGCTCTCACCCTCGTGCTGGCGCTGCCGATCGGGGCTGCCTTCACCGCCCGACGCGTCGCCAACCGCCAGTGGCTCGGTGCCGCACTGACCGTCGTCGGGCTCCTCCTTCTGCTGACGCTGACCGTCCCGGGAAGCGGCGACGGGATGGACCCCGCCGACACCACCGCTCTGATCATCGTCAGTGCCCTCGTGCTGACCGCCATGGTCGCCGGGACGGCCACGGTGCGACGCACGGTGCCTCGCAGCCTGATGTACGCCATCGGTGCCGGGGTGGCGTTCGCGGTCGCCTCAGCCCTGACCCATGCCGTCACCCGGCAGTTCGAAGCCACCGGAGCCGCCACCCTGCTCAGCCCGACGGTGCCCGCCATCGCGGCGATGGCCATCGCGGGTGTGCTGTTGTCCCAACTCGCCTACCGGGGCAGTGGTCTCGGCGCCCCGCTGGCCACGGTCACGCTGGCCAACCCCGTCGCCTCGGCCGTGATCGGCGTGGCGTTGTTCGGGGAACGTTTCAGCGACGGACCGCTCGCGATGGCCTTGCTGGTCGTCGCCGCCAGCGCCGCCAGCGCCGGCATCGTGCTGCTGTCGCCACCGGCGGCCGCGCCCCAGGACGGCACCGGCGTGGACCCGAAGGCGGAGCCGCCCCGCACGCCGGCGCTGTGCCGACGCTGA
- a CDS encoding glycosyltransferase family 4 protein: MEKIAMTLRVGDQFANALVTQDGLCRPVPTARPHPPRPAAGDASADGRRRILMLSWEYPPVLVGGLGRHVHALSVALANAGHEVTVVTRHAPGAPLEEYADGVRIIRAAEDPPLFPLATPSLLAWTMAFNHTLTRAALRATQSAEYDVIHAHDWLVTHTAITLKEHLDIPLVATIHATEAGRHQGWLPEEMNKSIHSIEHWLGHESGRVITCSGYMRDEVIDLFGVRADRVDVVANGVDVSRWQVPTDAVAAARARFAGDGPLVSFVGRLVYEKGVQHLIAALPRLRQQHPGLRLVVAGDGPYRSELEAVIDRLGLRDAVTLPGFLGGTDLPALMAASDCFAVPSIYEPFGMVALEGAAAGAPLAVAATGGLAEIVDPGVTGMTFQPKDPESIADAVGALLADTALARQIARRARRMVHDQYGWSAIAHRTAATYSAAINHASVFDTERAAARMAQGRATIVIPDGNLLAGAGSR, translated from the coding sequence ATGGAGAAGATTGCGATGACCCTGCGGGTCGGCGATCAGTTCGCCAACGCACTGGTCACCCAGGACGGTCTGTGCCGTCCGGTCCCGACTGCACGACCGCACCCGCCCCGGCCCGCCGCCGGAGACGCCTCCGCCGATGGCCGACGCCGGATCCTGATGCTGTCCTGGGAGTACCCGCCGGTACTGGTCGGTGGACTGGGCCGGCACGTGCACGCCCTCTCCGTCGCCCTGGCCAACGCCGGCCACGAGGTCACCGTCGTCACCCGCCACGCCCCCGGCGCACCCCTCGAGGAATACGCCGACGGCGTCCGCATCATCCGCGCCGCCGAAGACCCACCCCTGTTCCCCCTGGCCACCCCCAGCCTCCTCGCCTGGACCATGGCCTTCAACCACACCCTCACCCGCGCCGCCCTCCGCGCCACCCAGTCCGCCGAATACGACGTCATCCACGCCCACGACTGGCTCGTCACCCACACCGCCATCACCCTCAAGGAACACCTCGACATCCCCCTCGTCGCCACCATCCACGCCACCGAAGCCGGCCGCCACCAAGGCTGGCTCCCCGAAGAAATGAACAAGTCCATCCACTCCATCGAGCACTGGCTCGGCCACGAGTCCGGCCGGGTGATCACCTGCTCCGGCTACATGCGTGACGAGGTGATCGACCTGTTCGGGGTCCGGGCGGACCGGGTGGACGTGGTGGCCAACGGCGTGGACGTCAGCCGTTGGCAGGTGCCGACCGACGCGGTCGCCGCCGCCCGGGCACGCTTCGCCGGTGACGGCCCGCTCGTCTCCTTCGTCGGCCGGCTGGTCTACGAGAAGGGCGTCCAGCACCTGATCGCCGCCCTGCCGCGGCTGCGTCAGCAGCACCCCGGGCTGCGCCTGGTGGTCGCCGGCGACGGGCCCTACCGCAGCGAACTCGAGGCGGTCATCGACCGGCTCGGGCTGCGCGACGCCGTCACCCTGCCCGGCTTCCTCGGTGGCACCGACCTGCCCGCGTTGATGGCCGCGTCGGACTGCTTCGCCGTACCCAGCATCTACGAGCCGTTCGGCATGGTCGCTCTCGAAGGGGCGGCGGCCGGTGCCCCGCTGGCGGTCGCCGCGACCGGTGGGCTCGCCGAGATCGTCGACCCGGGAGTCACCGGGATGACCTTCCAGCCCAAGGATCCGGAGAGCATCGCCGACGCGGTCGGTGCGCTGCTGGCCGACACCGCACTCGCCCGGCAGATCGCCCGACGGGCCCGACGGATGGTGCACGACCAGTACGGCTGGTCGGCGATCGCGCACCGGACGGCCGCGACCTACTCCGCCGCGATCAACCACGCCTCGGTGTTCGACACCGAACGGGCGGCCGCCCGGATGGCGCAGGGCCGGGCCACTATCGTCATCCCGGACGGAAATCTCCTCGCCGGCGCGGGGAGCAGATGA
- the glgB gene encoding 1,4-alpha-glucan branching protein GlgB codes for MTATREAALTETIGDFDLYLFAEGRHEQLWRMLGAHPQPGGCRFAVWAPNARRVRVIGDGPGWGPYEGQELDRLGSGGVWAGFVSGMVAGQRYKYRVQAADGSWSDRADPMANATEVPPRTASVVYQSGYVWQDADWMAARRGDHHARPMSVYEVHLGSWRPGLGYRELADQLVGYVTDLGFTHVEFMPVMEHPFGGSWGYQVTGYYAPTSRFGTPDDFRHLVDRLHQAGIGVLLDWVPAHFPRDAWALARFDGTPLYEHPDPRRGEHPDWGSLIFDYGRREVRNFLVANALYWLDEFHIDGLRVDAVASMLYLDYSRGPGQWLPNDEGGNAHHEAIELIKELNATAYRLHPGTVMIAEESTAWPGVTRPTDWDGLGFGLKWNMGWMHDTLSYLARDPVHRSHHHDELTWPASYAHTEQFLLPISHDEVVHGKGSLTAKLPGDRWQRLAGLRGLLAYMWAFPGKQLLFMGSELADEQEWSEQRGLDWSLAADPAVDGVRALLRDLNTVYRGCPALWEQDVVPQGFRWIDHTDRGANLVSFLRYAADGGVLACVVNFSGTPRHGHPVGLPTPGRWREVVNTDAQHYGGSNVGNMGVVLADGPPLHGQPASATIQVGPFAAVWLAPETVAGTARTSQAARTSMTSRTGGAGETATRPDEGRQIS; via the coding sequence ATGACCGCTACCCGGGAGGCTGCCCTGACCGAGACGATCGGCGACTTCGACCTGTACCTGTTCGCCGAAGGGCGCCACGAACAGTTGTGGCGGATGCTCGGTGCCCACCCACAACCTGGCGGATGCCGGTTCGCGGTGTGGGCACCGAACGCCCGGCGGGTCCGGGTGATCGGCGACGGACCCGGTTGGGGTCCGTACGAAGGGCAGGAACTGGACCGACTCGGGTCCGGCGGCGTCTGGGCGGGCTTCGTTTCCGGAATGGTGGCCGGACAGCGGTACAAGTACCGCGTGCAGGCCGCGGACGGCTCCTGGTCGGACCGGGCGGATCCGATGGCGAACGCCACCGAGGTACCACCCAGGACCGCCTCGGTGGTGTACCAGTCCGGCTACGTGTGGCAGGACGCGGACTGGATGGCCGCCCGGCGCGGTGACCACCACGCCCGTCCGATGTCCGTCTACGAGGTACACCTCGGTTCCTGGCGGCCCGGCCTCGGCTACCGGGAACTCGCCGACCAACTGGTCGGCTACGTCACCGACCTAGGATTCACCCACGTCGAGTTCATGCCGGTGATGGAGCATCCGTTCGGCGGGTCCTGGGGCTACCAGGTGACCGGCTACTACGCGCCCACGTCGCGGTTCGGTACGCCCGACGACTTTCGGCACCTGGTGGACCGACTGCACCAGGCCGGCATCGGCGTACTACTGGACTGGGTGCCGGCGCACTTTCCCCGCGACGCCTGGGCGCTGGCCCGCTTCGACGGCACGCCGTTGTACGAACATCCCGATCCACGCCGCGGCGAGCACCCGGACTGGGGCAGTCTGATCTTCGACTACGGTCGGCGGGAGGTCCGCAACTTCCTGGTCGCCAACGCGCTGTACTGGTTGGACGAGTTCCACATCGACGGGCTACGGGTCGACGCGGTCGCCTCGATGCTGTATCTGGACTACTCGCGAGGTCCGGGGCAGTGGCTGCCCAACGACGAGGGCGGCAACGCCCATCACGAGGCGATCGAGCTGATCAAGGAGCTGAACGCCACGGCGTACCGGTTGCATCCCGGCACCGTCATGATCGCCGAGGAGTCGACCGCCTGGCCCGGCGTCACCCGACCGACCGACTGGGACGGGCTCGGCTTCGGCCTGAAGTGGAACATGGGCTGGATGCACGACACCCTGAGCTACCTGGCTCGGGACCCCGTACACCGCAGCCACCACCACGACGAGCTGACCTGGCCGGCGTCGTACGCGCACACCGAACAGTTCCTGCTGCCGATCAGCCACGACGAGGTGGTCCACGGCAAGGGTTCACTGACCGCCAAGTTGCCCGGCGACCGCTGGCAACGGCTGGCCGGGCTGCGCGGCCTGCTCGCCTACATGTGGGCGTTCCCCGGCAAACAACTGCTCTTCATGGGTAGCGAACTCGCCGACGAGCAGGAGTGGAGCGAGCAACGCGGGTTGGACTGGTCGCTGGCCGCCGATCCGGCGGTCGACGGGGTACGCGCACTGCTGCGCGACCTCAACACGGTCTACCGGGGCTGCCCCGCGCTGTGGGAGCAGGATGTGGTCCCGCAGGGGTTCCGCTGGATCGACCACACCGATCGGGGTGCCAACCTCGTGTCGTTTCTGCGGTACGCCGCGGACGGCGGCGTCCTGGCCTGTGTCGTCAACTTCTCCGGTACGCCCCGGCACGGTCACCCGGTCGGGCTGCCCACACCCGGACGCTGGCGCGAGGTGGTCAACACCGACGCACAGCATTACGGCGGGTCGAACGTCGGCAACATGGGCGTCGTGCTTGCCGACGGCCCGCCGTTGCACGGGCAACCGGCGTCCGCCACGATCCAGGTGGGGCCGTTCGCGGCGGTCTGGCTTGCGCCCGAGACGGTGGCCGGGACGGCGCGGACCAGCCAGGCGGCGCGGACGAGCATGACGTCACGGACAGGCGGGGCGGGGGAAACGGCCACGAGGCCGGACGAAGGCCGGCAGATCAGCTGA
- a CDS encoding citrate synthase has product MTDVKLDHPGGQLSMPVQPAVEGPPGIEIGALLKDTGHVTFDPGYVNTASCASAITYIDGDAGILRYRGYPIDQLAGKASFLEVSYLLIYGELPTSAQLAEFSGRVRLHTLLHEEMRRFFDGFPRDAHPMAVLSSAVSALSTFYQDSLDPFDSDHVEISTVRLMAKVPTIASYAYKKSIGQPLLYPDNSLGYVENFLRMTFGVPAAQYEVDPVVAQVLDMLLVLHADHEQNCSASTVRLVGSSNANLFASVSAGVNALFGPLHGGANQAVLEMLQDIDTSDGDVHEFVRRVKNKERGVKLMGFGHRVYKNYDPRAAIVKQAAQDILGRLDKPDPLLDIAMQLEEIALADDFFVSRKLYPNVDFYTGLIYKAMGFPPKMFTVLFALGRLPGWIAQWREMIADPSNKIGRPRQLYIGPGERGFVPIDQR; this is encoded by the coding sequence ATGACGGATGTGAAGCTCGACCATCCCGGTGGCCAACTATCGATGCCGGTGCAGCCGGCAGTCGAAGGGCCACCCGGCATCGAGATCGGCGCGCTACTGAAGGACACCGGCCACGTCACGTTCGACCCGGGGTACGTCAACACCGCCTCGTGCGCGTCGGCGATCACCTACATCGACGGCGACGCCGGGATCCTGCGCTACCGTGGCTATCCGATCGATCAGCTGGCGGGCAAGGCATCCTTCCTCGAGGTCAGCTACCTGCTGATCTACGGGGAACTGCCGACCAGCGCCCAACTGGCCGAGTTCAGTGGCCGGGTCCGGCTGCACACCCTGCTGCACGAGGAGATGCGTCGGTTCTTCGACGGCTTCCCGCGCGACGCACACCCGATGGCGGTGCTCTCCTCGGCGGTCAGCGCGCTGTCGACCTTCTACCAGGACAGCCTGGACCCGTTCGACTCCGACCACGTGGAGATCTCGACGGTCCGGCTGATGGCGAAGGTGCCGACCATCGCGTCGTACGCCTACAAGAAGTCGATCGGACAGCCGCTGCTGTACCCCGACAACTCCCTGGGCTACGTCGAGAACTTCCTGCGCATGACGTTCGGGGTCCCGGCGGCGCAGTACGAGGTCGACCCAGTCGTCGCCCAGGTACTGGACATGCTCCTGGTGCTGCACGCCGACCACGAGCAGAACTGCTCGGCCTCCACCGTACGGCTGGTGGGCTCCAGCAACGCGAACCTGTTCGCATCGGTGTCGGCCGGGGTCAACGCCCTGTTCGGCCCGCTGCACGGCGGCGCCAACCAGGCGGTGCTGGAGATGCTCCAGGACATCGACACGTCGGACGGCGACGTGCACGAGTTCGTCCGTCGGGTGAAGAACAAGGAACGTGGCGTCAAGCTGATGGGCTTCGGGCACCGCGTGTACAAGAACTACGACCCGCGGGCCGCGATCGTCAAGCAGGCGGCTCAGGACATTCTGGGTCGGCTCGACAAGCCGGACCCGTTGCTGGACATCGCCATGCAGCTCGAGGAGATCGCCCTCGCCGACGACTTCTTCGTGTCGCGCAAGCTCTACCCCAACGTGGACTTCTACACCGGCCTGATCTACAAGGCCATGGGCTTCCCGCCGAAGATGTTCACCGTGCTGTTCGCGCTGGGGCGGCTGCCCGGCTGGATCGCCCAGTGGCGGGAGATGATCGCCGACCCGAGCAACAAGATCGGTCGGCCCCGGCAGTTGTACATCGGACCGGGCGAACGCGGATTCGTCCCGATCGACCAGCGCTGA